A single region of the Oenococcus kitaharae DSM 17330 genome encodes:
- the aspS gene encoding aspartate--tRNA ligase: protein MTTKQRTIYAGLVDETLAGQQVTLKGWVQKRRDLGGLIFVDLRDREGIVQLTFSDEFSAQARQTAEKVRSEFVIAVTGTVSLRADSAINPKMKTGKIEILVHEATILAESKTPPFDIEDGVDVNEELKLKYRYLDLRRPEMQKGLVLRSKIMLSTMRFMETNGFLNIETPYLAKSTPEGARDYLVPSRVYPGSFYALPQSPQLFKQLLMGAGFDRYFQIARCFRDEDLRGDRQPEFTQLDMETSFMNQSEIRDLVNRWVAQVMSDVVGAKVDPAKFPILHWQEAMDRFGSDKPDLRFGIELHDLSGIMKQTDFSVFTSAIEQGGFVKAIVAPNGSQHFTRKMIDAQTDYIKRFKAKGLAWVKYNNGELTGPIAKFLTAVKDQLVAALSLKDGDMVFFAAGTFSVVSDTLGYLRKYVAEELHLIDENKWDFAWIVDWPLFEYSEDFGRWIAAHHPFTMPNEEDLHYLDDDEDPHKAHAQSYDLVLNGYELGSGSIRIHTMDIQEKMLKALGFTPEKAEQAFGFLLEAMEYGFPPMGGIALGLDRLSMLLAKKDNIREVIAFPKNSNATEPMTKAPSRVSEKQLQELGLRVPD from the coding sequence ATGACGACAAAACAAAGAACAATTTATGCCGGTCTGGTCGATGAAACATTGGCGGGACAACAGGTCACATTAAAGGGCTGGGTACAAAAACGCCGTGATTTAGGCGGCTTGATTTTCGTGGATTTGCGTGACCGCGAGGGAATTGTTCAGCTCACTTTTTCTGATGAATTTTCTGCTCAAGCTCGACAAACAGCTGAGAAAGTTCGCAGTGAATTTGTCATCGCTGTAACTGGCACAGTTTCATTAAGAGCTGATTCGGCTATTAATCCTAAAATGAAGACTGGCAAGATCGAAATTCTGGTTCACGAAGCAACAATTCTGGCTGAGTCGAAAACGCCTCCTTTCGATATTGAAGATGGCGTTGATGTGAATGAAGAATTAAAATTGAAATACCGTTATTTGGATTTGCGTCGTCCTGAAATGCAAAAAGGGCTTGTCCTTCGTTCAAAAATCATGTTGTCGACGATGCGTTTTATGGAAACGAATGGTTTTTTGAACATTGAAACGCCTTATTTGGCTAAAAGTACGCCAGAGGGTGCCAGAGACTATCTGGTGCCATCTCGTGTGTATCCGGGCAGCTTTTATGCACTCCCGCAGTCGCCACAATTGTTCAAGCAGCTTTTGATGGGTGCTGGCTTTGATCGTTACTTCCAAATCGCGCGTTGTTTTCGTGATGAAGATCTGCGTGGCGACCGCCAGCCGGAATTCACACAACTGGACATGGAAACTTCTTTCATGAACCAGAGTGAGATCAGGGATTTGGTCAATCGTTGGGTCGCACAGGTAATGTCGGATGTGGTTGGTGCTAAGGTCGATCCAGCTAAGTTCCCGATCCTGCATTGGCAGGAAGCAATGGATCGTTTTGGATCTGATAAACCTGATCTGCGTTTTGGCATTGAATTGCACGATCTTTCCGGCATTATGAAGCAGACTGATTTCTCTGTCTTTACTTCTGCCATCGAACAAGGTGGTTTTGTTAAAGCAATTGTGGCGCCAAATGGTTCTCAGCATTTTACGCGGAAAATGATCGACGCGCAAACGGATTACATCAAACGATTTAAGGCTAAGGGTTTGGCTTGGGTCAAATATAATAATGGTGAACTGACTGGACCGATTGCTAAATTCCTTACAGCCGTCAAAGATCAGTTAGTGGCTGCATTGTCTCTTAAAGATGGTGATATGGTCTTCTTTGCTGCTGGTACTTTTTCCGTTGTTTCTGATACTTTGGGTTATTTACGCAAGTATGTGGCTGAAGAGCTGCATTTGATCGATGAAAATAAATGGGATTTTGCTTGGATTGTCGATTGGCCGCTATTTGAATATTCAGAAGATTTCGGTCGTTGGATTGCTGCGCATCATCCTTTCACAATGCCTAATGAGGAAGATCTCCACTATTTGGATGATGATGAAGATCCGCATAAAGCTCACGCCCAATCATATGACCTGGTGTTAAACGGTTACGAGTTAGGGTCAGGTTCTATTCGTATTCACACAATGGATATACAAGAAAAGATGTTAAAAGCATTGGGCTTTACGCCTGAAAAAGCCGAACAGGCCTTTGGCTTTCTACTTGAAGCCATGGAATACGGTTTTCCACCAATGGGCGGTATCGCGTTAGGCTTGGACCGTCTGAGTATGCTGCTGGCTAAAAAGGATAATATTCGCGAAGTTATTGCCTTTCCAAAGAATTCAAATGCCACAGAACCTATGACTAAAGCGCCGTCACGGGTTTCTGAGAAACAGCTTCAAGAATTAGGCCTGCGTGTTCCCGATTAA
- a CDS encoding acyltransferase family protein — MVNREAKKTSFIPGIEGLRTLSVLGVILFHLWPKIFSGGFSGVTVFFVVSGFLMTSIVLRDLATFGHLRLKRFYLRRFWRLYPAFVVMILLTTALLFFFFPAGLFGIRGTLISNLFYVNNWYQILHQVSYFAAGAHWSVFTHLWSLSVEAQFYLIWPLMITAILYLADKKWQFSLLIPAFLALISSFLLAVFYSPASTNRAYYGTDSRVFSFIIGGMAAILITLLRSQACPEILRRFQKLLTKYSVWIISVSFSGTLILFVIANGVQAWVYDFGMLLLSIFTALLIYYFVMLPKNHFNLIMGNRFFRYIGSRSYSIYLYQLPVFVILEEIFRNFSPLVHFWVALFSILLIMLFADLSYRWIEMPFRHGMIHMTRQSLMSLKNVLTALLIALALTGTFLGFISNDATHSKSADQLRRHLKSESKKISRQNSQAVSARQSAVSSQSAKSSQSSAAQGQDQQLAGIFQTSSENIAKVRQLSVTAIGDSVLLDVGPDLQMAMPKAIVNARIGRHTQEAIDSLQTLKDEKKLDPIILMVIGTNGEISADNIQQVRHIAGNRQVFWVNSFSGGKPWEGPNNSLLSNFDKQDSNLHVIDWYSGAHAHPEWFAPDGVHPQRAGNRAMTTMIINSIADSVK, encoded by the coding sequence ATGGTGAACAGAGAAGCAAAAAAGACAAGTTTTATTCCCGGAATTGAGGGTCTTCGGACACTTTCTGTTCTTGGAGTAATTCTTTTTCATTTGTGGCCGAAAATCTTTTCTGGTGGTTTTTCGGGCGTGACGGTCTTTTTTGTCGTCTCTGGTTTTTTGATGACTAGCATTGTTTTAAGGGATCTTGCAACATTTGGACACCTCCGCTTGAAGCGTTTCTATTTACGGCGCTTTTGGCGTTTATATCCAGCATTTGTTGTCATGATTTTATTGACCACGGCGCTTCTGTTTTTCTTTTTCCCAGCAGGATTATTCGGCATTCGTGGGACACTGATTAGTAATTTGTTTTATGTGAATAATTGGTACCAAATTCTTCATCAAGTCTCATATTTTGCTGCCGGTGCCCATTGGTCTGTTTTCACTCATTTGTGGTCCTTGTCTGTTGAGGCACAGTTTTATCTGATTTGGCCTCTGATGATTACTGCAATTCTTTATCTTGCCGATAAAAAATGGCAGTTTTCTTTGCTGATACCGGCATTTTTGGCACTTATTTCTTCATTTCTCTTGGCTGTATTTTATTCACCAGCTTCCACCAATCGTGCTTATTATGGAACGGATTCACGGGTGTTTTCGTTCATTATAGGAGGCATGGCGGCTATTCTCATCACACTGCTGCGTTCTCAGGCCTGCCCAGAAATACTGAGGCGCTTTCAGAAACTACTTACCAAGTATTCGGTATGGATTATTTCGGTGAGCTTTAGCGGCACATTAATACTTTTCGTGATTGCTAACGGTGTACAGGCATGGGTTTATGATTTTGGCATGCTCTTGTTGAGCATCTTCACAGCTTTATTAATTTACTATTTTGTGATGTTGCCGAAAAATCATTTTAACCTCATTATGGGAAACCGTTTCTTCAGATATATCGGATCTCGTTCGTACTCGATTTATCTCTATCAATTGCCGGTATTTGTTATCCTAGAAGAAATCTTTCGTAATTTTTCGCCTTTGGTTCATTTTTGGGTTGCGCTCTTCAGCATATTGCTGATTATGCTTTTTGCCGATTTGTCTTATCGTTGGATTGAGATGCCTTTTCGGCACGGCATGATTCATATGACAAGGCAGTCGTTGATGAGCCTGAAGAATGTGCTCACTGCGCTTTTAATAGCCTTGGCTTTAACGGGAACTTTTCTGGGCTTTATTTCTAATGATGCAACACATTCAAAATCGGCTGATCAGCTGCGTCGGCACTTGAAAAGTGAATCCAAAAAAATTTCGCGGCAAAATAGTCAGGCTGTATCAGCACGGCAAAGTGCCGTATCCAGTCAATCCGCCAAATCATCGCAATCTAGTGCAGCCCAAGGCCAAGATCAGCAGTTAGCAGGGATTTTCCAGACGAGTTCTGAGAATATTGCCAAAGTGCGCCAGCTAAGCGTTACAGCGATAGGCGACTCTGTTTTACTGGATGTGGGCCCAGATCTGCAGATGGCTATGCCTAAAGCAATTGTTAACGCCAGGATTGGCCGGCATACACAAGAGGCTATCGACTCTTTACAGACTTTGAAAGATGAAAAGAAGTTGGATCCGATTATTTTAATGGTCATTGGTACTAATGGCGAGATTTCAGCTGATAATATTCAGCAGGTACGGCACATCGCTGGAAACCGTCAAGTTTTCTGGGTTAATTCTTTTTCGGGCGGAAAGCCTTGGGAAGGGCCGAACAATAGTCTCTTGAGTAATTTTGATAAACAGGATTCGAATCTGCATGTGATTGATTGGTATAGCGGTGCGCATGCACACCCAGAGTGGTTTGCCCCTGATGGTGTCCACCCCCAACGAGCGGGAAATCGAGCCATGACCACCATGATTATTAATTCAATCGCAGACAGTGTTAAATAA
- the rpsJ gene encoding 30S ribosomal protein S10: MAERKIRIRLKAYEHRTIDVSAAKIVETAKRTGAQVVGPIPLPTERTLYTILRSPHKHKDSREQFEMRTHKRLIDVVNPTDKTVDSLRKLDLPAGVAIEIKL, translated from the coding sequence ATGGCAGAAAGAAAAATTCGGATCCGGTTAAAGGCTTATGAGCATCGTACGATCGATGTCTCTGCAGCGAAGATTGTCGAGACAGCAAAGCGCACTGGTGCTCAAGTTGTTGGGCCAATTCCTTTGCCAACTGAACGCACACTCTATACGATTCTGCGTTCACCTCATAAGCATAAGGATTCACGTGAACAATTCGAAATGCGTACACATAAGCGTTTGATTGATGTTGTTAACCCTACTGATAAGACGGTTGACTCTTTGAGAAAACTGGATCTTCCAGCAGGCGTCGCAATCGAAATCAAATTGTAA
- the rplC gene encoding 50S ribosomal protein L3 yields the protein MTKGILGRKIGMTQVFTSKGELVPVTVIEVLPNTVLQVKTPETDGYSAVQLGVFDKRKIAANKPEQGHAKKANATPKRYIREIRDAEGDYKQGDQVEVSIFNAGEYVDVQGITKGHGFQGSIKRLGQSRGPMAHGSRYHRRPGSMGAIINKVFKGKLLPGQMGGDIRTAQKLLVVAIDKSSNLILIKGNVPGANKSFVTIKSTVKAYKASDIKLAGAVGQETTKETTTQNTQADADNGAASAK from the coding sequence ATGACAAAAGGTATCTTAGGCCGAAAAATCGGTATGACTCAGGTTTTCACCAGCAAAGGTGAACTAGTTCCTGTCACTGTCATTGAAGTGCTGCCTAACACGGTTCTTCAAGTCAAGACTCCTGAGACGGACGGCTATTCAGCTGTTCAGCTTGGTGTCTTCGACAAGCGCAAGATTGCTGCTAACAAACCTGAACAAGGTCACGCAAAAAAAGCTAACGCGACCCCTAAGCGCTACATTCGCGAAATTCGTGACGCGGAAGGCGATTACAAACAAGGAGATCAAGTTGAAGTCAGCATTTTTAATGCTGGTGAATATGTTGATGTTCAAGGGATTACAAAGGGACATGGATTCCAGGGCTCAATTAAGCGTTTAGGACAGTCTCGTGGACCAATGGCTCACGGATCTCGTTATCACCGTCGTCCTGGTTCTATGGGCGCTATTATCAACAAAGTTTTCAAGGGCAAGCTGCTTCCTGGACAAATGGGTGGCGACATTCGCACCGCTCAGAAGCTGTTGGTTGTTGCCATTGATAAGAGCAGTAATTTAATTTTGATTAAAGGCAACGTCCCTGGTGCTAACAAGAGCTTTGTCACAATCAAGTCTACAGTGAAAGCTTACAAAGCAAGTGACATTAAATTGGCCGGCGCTGTTGGCCAAGAGACAACAAAAGAAACTACTACACAAAATACTCAAGCAGATGCTGATAATGGCGCTGCTTCCGCGAAATGA
- the rplD gene encoding 50S ribosomal protein L4 has product MTKVALFKQDGAKAGEVELNDAVFAIVPNEAVVTDAVLMQRASMRQGTHSVKNRSAVSGGGRKPWRQKGTGNARQGSIRAPQWRGGGISMGPTPRSYSYKINRKAYRLALKSALSDKVAQQNFIVVDKFDFDKPSTKLFAENLSKLNSTKKTLLVIDAADENVKLSARNLPNVQVVTAQGVNVYDLVRAQKVVIAESAAKQVEEGLS; this is encoded by the coding sequence ATGACTAAAGTTGCTTTATTTAAACAAGATGGTGCCAAAGCTGGCGAAGTCGAATTAAACGATGCTGTTTTTGCGATTGTACCTAATGAAGCTGTTGTGACAGATGCCGTTTTGATGCAGCGTGCTTCAATGCGTCAAGGTACTCACTCAGTCAAAAATCGTTCTGCTGTTTCTGGTGGCGGAAGAAAACCATGGCGTCAGAAGGGAACTGGTAATGCCCGTCAAGGATCCATCCGTGCTCCTCAGTGGCGTGGCGGTGGTATCTCAATGGGACCTACACCTCGTTCTTATTCTTATAAGATCAATCGTAAAGCTTATCGCTTAGCACTAAAAAGTGCCTTATCCGATAAGGTTGCACAGCAGAATTTTATTGTTGTTGATAAATTTGATTTTGATAAGCCATCTACGAAACTCTTTGCGGAGAATTTGTCTAAATTGAATTCGACAAAGAAGACTTTGCTGGTCATTGATGCAGCAGATGAAAATGTCAAATTATCAGCAAGAAACCTGCCAAACGTGCAGGTTGTGACTGCCCAAGGTGTAAACGTTTATGACTTGGTTCGCGCACAAAAAGTGGTTATCGCAGAATCAGCCGCAAAGCAGGTTGAGGAGGGATTGAGCTAA
- the rplW gene encoding 50S ribosomal protein L23, producing MQARDVILRPIITEASMSGADKKVYVFEVNRKATKTDVKAAIAEIFNVTVKKVNIANVRGKNKRMGRYEGLTRNRKKATVSLTSDSQAIEVFQNQEEKK from the coding sequence ATGCAAGCACGCGATGTTATTTTACGGCCAATTATCACTGAAGCTTCTATGAGCGGCGCTGATAAAAAGGTTTATGTTTTCGAAGTAAACCGCAAAGCAACAAAGACTGATGTTAAAGCTGCTATTGCTGAAATCTTCAACGTTACAGTGAAAAAGGTTAATATTGCCAACGTTCGTGGTAAAAACAAGCGCATGGGACGATATGAAGGACTTACTCGTAACCGTAAAAAGGCTACTGTTAGTTTGACATCAGATTCACAAGCTATAGAAGTATTTCAAAATCAAGAAGAAAAAAAATAA
- the rplB gene encoding 50S ribosomal protein L2: protein MAIKTYKPTTNGRRNMSGFDFSVITKKTPEKSLLAKKSKTGARNAEGRMTVRHHGGGHKQQYRVIDFKRTKDSSTALVKAIEYDPNRTSNIALLVYEDGVKSYILAPKGLEVGTKIQSGPDADIKVGNALPLSNIPEGTLIHNIELKPGKGGQLARSAGTSAQILGKDDAGKYVIVRLSSGEVRMILATARATIGEVGNAEHSLISWGKAGRSRWRGKTPHVRGSVMNPNDHPHGGGEGKAPVGHPSPMSPWGKKSYGNKTRDKKKPSTKFIVRGRKGK from the coding sequence ATGGCTATCAAGACTTATAAACCAACAACCAATGGTCGTCGTAATATGAGCGGATTTGATTTTTCCGTTATTACAAAGAAGACTCCGGAAAAAAGTTTGTTGGCAAAGAAATCAAAGACCGGAGCAAGAAATGCTGAAGGTCGAATGACCGTTCGCCATCATGGCGGCGGACATAAGCAGCAATACAGAGTTATTGATTTTAAGCGAACTAAAGACAGTTCTACTGCTTTGGTTAAAGCGATCGAATATGATCCAAATCGTACCTCTAATATTGCATTGCTTGTTTATGAAGACGGTGTAAAGAGCTACATCTTGGCGCCTAAGGGTCTGGAAGTTGGTACTAAAATCCAATCTGGTCCCGATGCCGATATTAAGGTCGGTAATGCGTTGCCGTTGAGCAACATTCCTGAAGGAACTTTAATTCATAACATTGAATTGAAGCCTGGAAAAGGAGGCCAGTTAGCTCGTTCTGCTGGTACCTCTGCACAAATCCTTGGTAAAGATGACGCTGGCAAATATGTAATTGTCCGCCTGTCTTCCGGCGAAGTTCGTATGATACTCGCTACCGCCCGTGCTACGATTGGCGAAGTTGGCAATGCAGAGCATTCATTAATCAGTTGGGGAAAAGCAGGCCGTTCACGCTGGCGCGGTAAGACACCGCATGTTCGTGGTTCAGTTATGAACCCGAATGACCACCCACATGGTGGTGGTGAAGGTAAAGCTCCTGTCGGTCATCCGAGTCCTATGAGCCCGTGGGGCAAGAAGTCTTATGGGAATAAGACTCGTGATAAGAAGAAGCCATCTACTAAGTTCATTGTTCGTGGACGGAAGGGTAAGTAA
- the rpsS gene encoding 30S ribosomal protein S19: MSRSLKKGPFADPSLLKKIDQFSGQNKKPVIRTWSRRSTIFPSFIGFTIAVYDGRKHVPVYIQDDMVGHKLGEFVPTRTFRGHAGSDDKKTGK; the protein is encoded by the coding sequence ATGAGTCGTAGTTTGAAAAAAGGACCTTTCGCTGATCCGTCATTATTGAAAAAGATTGATCAGTTCTCAGGCCAAAATAAAAAACCAGTCATCCGTACTTGGTCACGTCGTTCAACAATTTTCCCAAGTTTTATTGGATTTACAATTGCTGTTTATGATGGACGCAAGCACGTTCCGGTTTATATCCAAGACGATATGGTTGGTCACAAACTCGGTGAGTTTGTTCCAACTCGTACCTTCCGCGGTCATGCCGGTAGTGATGATAAGAAGACAGGAAAGTAA
- the rplV gene encoding 50S ribosomal protein L22 → MADNVTSAKATAYQVRIAARKARLVLDTVRGKSVNEAYAILKFLPNTGTEPVYKVLNSAVANAENNFALDRADLIVKEAYANEGPTLKRFRPRAKGVASKINKRTSHITIIVAENDKKGA, encoded by the coding sequence ATGGCTGATAATGTTACATCTGCAAAAGCCACCGCTTATCAAGTTCGGATCGCAGCCCGTAAAGCACGATTGGTTCTTGATACAGTTCGTGGAAAGAGTGTCAACGAAGCTTATGCAATCCTGAAATTCCTGCCCAATACAGGAACCGAGCCAGTCTATAAGGTGCTCAATTCAGCGGTTGCTAATGCTGAGAATAATTTTGCCCTTGATCGGGCAGATCTTATTGTTAAAGAAGCTTACGCCAACGAAGGACCAACTCTCAAGCGTTTTCGTCCTCGTGCCAAGGGTGTTGCCTCAAAAATAAATAAACGTACAAGTCATATTACAATCATCGTTGCTGAGAACGATAAGAAAGGAGCTTAA
- the rpsC gene encoding 30S ribosomal protein S3, protein MGQKINPIGFRVGIIRDWDAKWYADRKEYVPTLQEDLRIRKYLEKNLKDAAVDRVMIERTEPTRINLTIHTAKPGIVIGRGGADVERLRSELSKLTTPYKGQPKRVNINIVEIRKPDLNAHLVGQQIASDLERRVAFRRAMRGAIQRAQRAGAKGIRTMVSGRLNGADIARKEQYTEGTVPLHTLRADIDYSWDEAMTSYGNLGIKTWIYRGDAEHGQFIKDEDAEASANSRGSRSGSRGRGNAGSRQGNRPRRPRAEQSANQARTQGGNN, encoded by the coding sequence ATGGGCCAAAAGATTAATCCTATTGGATTCCGTGTTGGAATCATTCGTGATTGGGATGCCAAGTGGTATGCCGACAGAAAAGAATATGTTCCAACTTTGCAAGAAGATCTGCGTATTCGTAAATATCTTGAAAAGAATTTAAAAGATGCTGCCGTTGATCGTGTGATGATCGAGCGCACTGAACCAACTCGTATCAACTTGACAATTCATACTGCAAAGCCTGGTATTGTCATTGGTCGTGGTGGCGCAGACGTTGAACGCCTGCGCAGCGAGCTTTCCAAGTTAACGACGCCTTATAAAGGACAGCCAAAGCGTGTCAACATTAATATTGTTGAGATTCGCAAGCCTGACTTAAATGCTCATCTTGTTGGACAGCAGATTGCCTCTGATTTGGAGCGTCGTGTTGCTTTCCGTCGTGCGATGCGCGGTGCCATCCAAAGAGCGCAAAGAGCTGGTGCGAAGGGTATTCGTACCATGGTTTCCGGTCGTTTGAATGGTGCGGATATCGCTCGTAAGGAGCAATATACCGAAGGAACTGTCCCACTTCATACTCTGCGTGCAGATATTGATTATTCTTGGGATGAGGCTATGACATCATATGGTAATTTGGGTATCAAGACCTGGATCTACCGTGGTGATGCTGAGCACGGCCAGTTTATCAAAGATGAAGATGCAGAAGCTTCGGCTAATAGTCGTGGTTCTCGCAGCGGATCTCGTGGACGCGGCAATGCAGGTAGCCGTCAAGGCAACCGTCCCCGTCGCCCTCGTGCTGAACAGTCTGCTAATCAAGCAAGAACACAAGGAGGTAATAACTAA